Proteins from a genomic interval of Quercus robur chromosome 9, dhQueRobu3.1, whole genome shotgun sequence:
- the LOC126698531 gene encoding pentatricopeptide repeat-containing protein At4g20740-like isoform X2 produces MPPHLQPPIPKPQNQNQNQKNKFYFFYGHRKPSQHRPTVRGGLFSNRQSISLHKPSPPHNPQPFNLHHWDPQHSPTTTTETRNTNTGSGSGSGTTHTSLIRLSPIARYITDSFHKNQNHWGPPIVSDLNKLRRVTPDLVAEVLKSQPDPNLASKFFHWASKQKGFHHTFASYNAFAYCLNRSNRFRSADQLPELMISQNKPPTEKQFEILIRFHSDANRPLRVFYVYQKMKKFNVKPRVFLYNRIIDALMKNGYVDLALSVYDDFRNDGLVEESVTFMVLIKGLCKVGRIDEMLKVLSKMRENLCAPDVFAYTAMVRVLVEAGNLDGCLRVWEEMRRDKVEPDAMAYTTLVTALCKGGRVEKGYELFREMKEKRCLIDRAIYGSLVEAFVADGKVGFACGLLKDLVDSGYRADLGIYNSIIEGLCGVKRVDKAYKVFQVTVQEGLEPEFVIVNPILVLYAEMKRMDEFCKLLTQMGKLGFCVIDDLSKFFAFVVGKEERTMMAVEVFEDLKKRGYCSVSIYNILMGALHKKGEFKKVISLFDEVKESDFEPNSLTYSIAIECFVEIGDIEKACLCYNKIMEMSLVPSVAAYCALAKGLCKTGDIDAAMMLVRDCLANVTSGPMEFKYTLSVVHACKSGGAEKVIEVLNEMMQQGCPPDEIIYSAIISGMCKYGTIEEARKVFSNLRDRKLLTEANMIVYDEMLIEHMKKKTADLVVSGLKFFGLESKLKAKGTSHPPFFSTSRSASEVLGVL; encoded by the exons ATGCCTCCTCACCTTCAGCCCCCAATTCCCAaaccccaaaaccaaaaccaaaaccaaaaaaacaagttCTACTTCTTCTACGGCCACCGTAAACCCTCCCAACACCGCCCCACCGTCCGTGGCGGCCTCTTCTCCAACCGCCAATCCATCTCCCTCCACAAACCCTCTCCTCCCCACAATCCTCAACCCTTCAATCTCCACCACTGGGACCCACAACAttcccccaccaccaccactgaaaCCCGCAACACCAACACTGGGTCTGGGTCTGGGTCTGGGACCACCCACACCTCTCTCATCCGCCTCTCCCCTATCGCCCGATACATCACCGACTCATTCCACAAGAACCAAAACCACTGGGGCCCTCCCATCGTCTCCGACCTCAACAAACTCCGCCGCGTCACTCCGGACCTCGTCGCCGAAGTCCTCAAAtcccaacccgacccgaatcTCGCCTCCAAGTTCTTCCACTGGGCCTCCAAGCAAAAAGGCTTCCACCACACTTTCGCTTCCTACAATGCCTTCGCCTATTGCCTCAACCGCTCTAACCGTTTCCGCTCCGCCGATCAACTGCCCGAACTCATGATCTCCCAAAACAAACCCCCCACCGAAAAGCAGTTCGAAATCCTTATCCGATTCCACTCCGACGCCAATCGGCCCCTTCGGGTTTTCTACGTGtatcagaagatgaagaaattCAATGTCAAGCCTAGGGTTTTTTTGTATAATAGGATTATTGATGCTTTGATGAAGAATGGGTATGTGGATTTGGCGCTTTCAGTTTATGATGATTTTAGGAATGATGGTTTGGTTGAAGAGAGTGTTACTTTTATGGTTTTGATTAAAGGGCTGTGTAAAGTTGGGAGAATTGATGAAATGTTGAAGGTTTTGAGTAAAATGAGGGAGAATTTGTGTGCGCCGGACGTGTTTGCGTACACGGCAATGGTGAGGGTGTTGGTTGAAGCAGGGAATTTGGATGGGTGTTTGAGGGTTTGGGAGGAAATGAGGAGGGATAAGGTGGAGCCGGACGCAATGGCGTATACGACTTTGGTTACCGCGTTGTGTAAAGGTGGGAGGGTGGAGAAAGGGTATGAGTTGTTTAGGGAGATGAAGGAGAAAAGGTGTTTGATTGATAGGGCGATATATGGATCGTTGGTTGAGGCATTTGTGGCAGATGGGAAAGTGGGGTTTGCTTGTGGTTTGTTGAAGGATTTGGTGGATTCTGGGTATAGAGCTGATTTGGGGATTTATAATTCGATTATCGAAGGTTTGTGCGGTGTGAAGCGAGTTGATAAGGCTTATAAGGTTTTTCAGGTCACAGTTCAGGAGGGTCTTGAGCCGGAGTTTGTGATTGTGAATCCAATTTTGGTTTTGTATGCAGAGATGAAAAGGATGGATGAGTTTTGTAAATTGTTAACCCAAATGGGGAAATTGGGATTTTGTGTCATTGATGATCTTTCGAAGTTCTTTGCTTTTGTGGTTGGGAAGGAGGAGAGGACAATGATGGCTGTGGAAGTGTTTGAGGacttaaaaaaaagaggttaTTGTAGTGTTTCCATATACAATATTCTTATGGGGGCACTTCACAAGAAAGGGGAGTTTAAAAAGGTGATATCACTCTTTGATGAAGTAAAGGAATCAGATTTTGAACCTAACTCATTGACTTATAGTATTGCAATTGAATGTTTTGTTGAGATTGGTGATATTGAAAAAGCATGTCTGTGTTATAATAAAATCATGGAGATGTCTTTGGTTCCTTCTGTTGCTGCTTATTGTGCTCTTGCTAAAGGGCTCTGCAAGACCGGAGACATTGATGCTGCTATGATGCTTGTTCGCGATTGCTTAGCCAATGTTACAAGTGGCCCTATGGAGTTTAAGTATACACTTTCTGTTGTCCATGCTTGTAAATCTGGTGGTGCTGAGAAGGTGATTGAGGTATTGAATGAAATGATGCAACAGGGTTGTCCTCCTGATGAGATTATATACTCTGCTATCATCTCTGGCATGTGTAAGTATGGGACAATTGAGGAGGCAAGGAAGGTTTTTTCGAATTTGAGAGACCGCAAACTTTTAACAGAAGCCAATATGATTGTCTACGATGAAATGCTAATTGAGCATATGAAGAAGAAGACCGCAGACTTGGTGGTGTCTGGATTGAAGTTTTTTGGTCTAGAGTCCAAGTTGAAAGCAAAGGGTACTTCTCACCCACCCTTCTTCTCT ACCTCTAGAAGTGCAAGTGAAGTGCTGGGAGTACTATGA
- the LOC126698531 gene encoding pentatricopeptide repeat-containing protein At4g20740-like isoform X1, which produces MPPHLQPPIPKPQNQNQNQKNKFYFFYGHRKPSQHRPTVRGGLFSNRQSISLHKPSPPHNPQPFNLHHWDPQHSPTTTTETRNTNTGSGSGSGTTHTSLIRLSPIARYITDSFHKNQNHWGPPIVSDLNKLRRVTPDLVAEVLKSQPDPNLASKFFHWASKQKGFHHTFASYNAFAYCLNRSNRFRSADQLPELMISQNKPPTEKQFEILIRFHSDANRPLRVFYVYQKMKKFNVKPRVFLYNRIIDALMKNGYVDLALSVYDDFRNDGLVEESVTFMVLIKGLCKVGRIDEMLKVLSKMRENLCAPDVFAYTAMVRVLVEAGNLDGCLRVWEEMRRDKVEPDAMAYTTLVTALCKGGRVEKGYELFREMKEKRCLIDRAIYGSLVEAFVADGKVGFACGLLKDLVDSGYRADLGIYNSIIEGLCGVKRVDKAYKVFQVTVQEGLEPEFVIVNPILVLYAEMKRMDEFCKLLTQMGKLGFCVIDDLSKFFAFVVGKEERTMMAVEVFEDLKKRGYCSVSIYNILMGALHKKGEFKKVISLFDEVKESDFEPNSLTYSIAIECFVEIGDIEKACLCYNKIMEMSLVPSVAAYCALAKGLCKTGDIDAAMMLVRDCLANVTSGPMEFKYTLSVVHACKSGGAEKVIEVLNEMMQQGCPPDEIIYSAIISGMCKYGTIEEARKVFSNLRDRKLLTEANMIVYDEMLIEHMKKKTADLVVSGLKFFGLESKLKAKGTSHPPFFSLFYFPNQREAKGCICICFNNRSVGIFWLLKENYNTSS; this is translated from the exons ATGCCTCCTCACCTTCAGCCCCCAATTCCCAaaccccaaaaccaaaaccaaaaccaaaaaaacaagttCTACTTCTTCTACGGCCACCGTAAACCCTCCCAACACCGCCCCACCGTCCGTGGCGGCCTCTTCTCCAACCGCCAATCCATCTCCCTCCACAAACCCTCTCCTCCCCACAATCCTCAACCCTTCAATCTCCACCACTGGGACCCACAACAttcccccaccaccaccactgaaaCCCGCAACACCAACACTGGGTCTGGGTCTGGGTCTGGGACCACCCACACCTCTCTCATCCGCCTCTCCCCTATCGCCCGATACATCACCGACTCATTCCACAAGAACCAAAACCACTGGGGCCCTCCCATCGTCTCCGACCTCAACAAACTCCGCCGCGTCACTCCGGACCTCGTCGCCGAAGTCCTCAAAtcccaacccgacccgaatcTCGCCTCCAAGTTCTTCCACTGGGCCTCCAAGCAAAAAGGCTTCCACCACACTTTCGCTTCCTACAATGCCTTCGCCTATTGCCTCAACCGCTCTAACCGTTTCCGCTCCGCCGATCAACTGCCCGAACTCATGATCTCCCAAAACAAACCCCCCACCGAAAAGCAGTTCGAAATCCTTATCCGATTCCACTCCGACGCCAATCGGCCCCTTCGGGTTTTCTACGTGtatcagaagatgaagaaattCAATGTCAAGCCTAGGGTTTTTTTGTATAATAGGATTATTGATGCTTTGATGAAGAATGGGTATGTGGATTTGGCGCTTTCAGTTTATGATGATTTTAGGAATGATGGTTTGGTTGAAGAGAGTGTTACTTTTATGGTTTTGATTAAAGGGCTGTGTAAAGTTGGGAGAATTGATGAAATGTTGAAGGTTTTGAGTAAAATGAGGGAGAATTTGTGTGCGCCGGACGTGTTTGCGTACACGGCAATGGTGAGGGTGTTGGTTGAAGCAGGGAATTTGGATGGGTGTTTGAGGGTTTGGGAGGAAATGAGGAGGGATAAGGTGGAGCCGGACGCAATGGCGTATACGACTTTGGTTACCGCGTTGTGTAAAGGTGGGAGGGTGGAGAAAGGGTATGAGTTGTTTAGGGAGATGAAGGAGAAAAGGTGTTTGATTGATAGGGCGATATATGGATCGTTGGTTGAGGCATTTGTGGCAGATGGGAAAGTGGGGTTTGCTTGTGGTTTGTTGAAGGATTTGGTGGATTCTGGGTATAGAGCTGATTTGGGGATTTATAATTCGATTATCGAAGGTTTGTGCGGTGTGAAGCGAGTTGATAAGGCTTATAAGGTTTTTCAGGTCACAGTTCAGGAGGGTCTTGAGCCGGAGTTTGTGATTGTGAATCCAATTTTGGTTTTGTATGCAGAGATGAAAAGGATGGATGAGTTTTGTAAATTGTTAACCCAAATGGGGAAATTGGGATTTTGTGTCATTGATGATCTTTCGAAGTTCTTTGCTTTTGTGGTTGGGAAGGAGGAGAGGACAATGATGGCTGTGGAAGTGTTTGAGGacttaaaaaaaagaggttaTTGTAGTGTTTCCATATACAATATTCTTATGGGGGCACTTCACAAGAAAGGGGAGTTTAAAAAGGTGATATCACTCTTTGATGAAGTAAAGGAATCAGATTTTGAACCTAACTCATTGACTTATAGTATTGCAATTGAATGTTTTGTTGAGATTGGTGATATTGAAAAAGCATGTCTGTGTTATAATAAAATCATGGAGATGTCTTTGGTTCCTTCTGTTGCTGCTTATTGTGCTCTTGCTAAAGGGCTCTGCAAGACCGGAGACATTGATGCTGCTATGATGCTTGTTCGCGATTGCTTAGCCAATGTTACAAGTGGCCCTATGGAGTTTAAGTATACACTTTCTGTTGTCCATGCTTGTAAATCTGGTGGTGCTGAGAAGGTGATTGAGGTATTGAATGAAATGATGCAACAGGGTTGTCCTCCTGATGAGATTATATACTCTGCTATCATCTCTGGCATGTGTAAGTATGGGACAATTGAGGAGGCAAGGAAGGTTTTTTCGAATTTGAGAGACCGCAAACTTTTAACAGAAGCCAATATGATTGTCTACGATGAAATGCTAATTGAGCATATGAAGAAGAAGACCGCAGACTTGGTGGTGTCTGGATTGAAGTTTTTTGGTCTAGAGTCCAAGTTGAAAGCAAAGGGTACTTCTCACCCACCCTTCTTCTCT CTATTCTATTTTCCAAACCAAAGAGAAGCCAAAGGGTGCATTTGTATTTGCTTCAACAATAGAAGCGTAGGCATTTTCTGGCTTTTGAAGGAGAATTATAACACTTCTAgttaa
- the LOC126701065 gene encoding uncharacterized protein LOC126701065, which yields MIQRNKWTFHDSTLYILSHKPSTDLELFLTAAWAIWFNRNKVTHDDKCSSPSQIWQMAKNLIEELNDAITIDLFTPRPSHPACWSPPPPGVFKVNVDGSSSDLEESSSVGVIIRDCKGQTVAAFCKPLQSHYSADLVEVFAMEQGILLAQELQLSQVMFESDALLVINAINDFAFGTPYGHIIQDISHAHQSFVYCSFRHLNRAFNGATHELAQFARCNRTVHLWKGVTPSFLDPIVQADMQH from the coding sequence ATGATCCAAAGGAATAAATGGACATTCCATGATTCGACCTTGTACATTTTATCCCACAAGCCTTCCACTGACTTGGAGCTGTTCCTCACTGCTGCATGGGCAATCTGGTTCAACAGAAACAAAGTTACACATGATGATAAATGCTCTTCCCCCTCTCAGATTTGGCAGATGGCCAAAAACTTAATTGAGGAGCTCAATGACGCAATAACTATAGACTTATTCACTCCTAGACCCTCTCACCCGGCTTGCTGGTCTCCTCCTCCACCCGGTGTCTTTAAAGTCAATGTTGATGGGTCTTCATCTGATCTTGAAGAGTCATCCAGCGTTGGAGTCATCATTAGGGACTGCAAAGGCCAAACCGTTGCTGCCTTCTGTAAGCCTCTTCAATCCCATTACTCGGCTGATCTGGTGGAGGTGTTTGCAATGGAGCAAGGTATCTTGCTTGCTCAAGAGTTACAGCTCTCTCAGGTTATGTTTGAAAGTGATGCTCTCTTAGTGATCAATGCCATCAACGACTTTGCCTTTGGAACCCCATACGGGCATATTATTCAGGACATTTCTCATGCTCATCAATCCTTTGTTTACTGCTCCTTCAGGCACCTCAATCGGGCTTTTAATGGTGCAACCCATGAGCTGGCCCAGTTTGCCCGCTGTAATAGGACTGTCCACTTGTGGAAAGGGGTTACCCCTTCTTTTCTTGATCCTATTGTACAAGCTGATATGCAGCACTAA